AAACTCTGAACCAGCCGCAATGAAGAAAGCCGCCGCCAAGCAGGCGGAGCGGGTGACTGCGATAGAGATGGGGGCGCGTCAGCGGGAAATCTCCGTCTCGGAATTTTTCACGAAGAACCGGCACCTGCTGGGCTTCGACAATCCGCGCAAGGCGTTGCTGACCTGCGTGAAAGAAGCCGTCGACAATGCGCTCGACGCCTGCGAAGAGGCCGGGATTCTTCCAGATGTGACGGTCAAGCTTGAGGTGGTGTCGAACGGCGAGCCGGTTGCGCCGAGCCAAGCGACCAGATTCCGCATCACGGTGACGGACAACGGCCCCGGCATCGTTCGCCAGCAGATTCCTCGGATCTTCGCGAAGCTGCTTTACGGGTCCAAATTCCATCGGTTGCGGATGAGCCGCGGACAGCAGGGCATCGGCATCTCCGCCGCCGGGATGTACGGGCAGCTGACGACCGGCAAGCCGGTCAAAATTATTTCCCGCATCGGTCCGAAGGCCGCCGCGCATTTCTTCGAAGTCCAGATCGACACGAAGAAGAACGAGCCGTTGGTGCATGAGAACAAGCAGATTGATTGGGAGCAGCCACGGGGCACGCAAGTCACGCTGGAGGTCGAAGGGAAATACCAGAAGGGGCGCGCCTCGGTCGATGAATGGCTGGAGCAGACATCAATCGCCAATCCGCATGTCAGACTCCTGTATCACACTCCCGAAGGGGAGATGAAAGAATACCCGCGCACCTATCACGAACTGCCGCCTCAACCTCGCGAGATCAAGCCCCATCCGTACGGCATCGAGTTCGGCATGTTGCTCAAGATGATGCAGGACACGAAGAGCCATACGCTGTCCGGCTTCCTGGCTACTGATTTTTGCCGGTTGTCCTCTCAGATGGCCGATGACATCTGCAAGGCGTCGAAGGTGTCGCCTGATGCCAAACCTCGCGAACTCAAGGGGCCTGTGGCGGAGACGCTGTATAAGACCTTACAAGACACAAAGATCATGGCGCCGCCGACCAATTGTATTTCACCGATCGGCGAGAAGGCGATTCTTTCAGGGCTCTATAAGCAGATCAAAGGGGAGTTTTACACGGCCGTCAGTCGGCCACCCGCCGTCTATCGCGGCAACCCGTTCATCATCGAAGCCGGACTTGCGTATGGGAACCGGCCACAAGACCAAAACAAGCCGCAACAGCCGGCCATGCCGAAGGCTGAAGGGGAGCATGAGGAGGAAGGTTCGGAGCTCGCCCGCGTGATCCGCTACGCGAATCGGGTGCCGCTGCTGTACCAGCAATCGGCCTGTTCGACGTTCAAGGCGGTCCTGAGCACAACCTGGAAAAACTATGGCTTAGCGCAGTCGCGCGGGGCGCTCCCCGGCGGACCGATGGTGATCTTCGTGCATATGGCATCGGTCTGGGTGCCGTTCACGAGCGAATCGAAGGAAGCGATCGCCGACTACGATGAGATCCAAAAAGAAATTACCCTGGCGCTTCGCGAGTGCGGCAGGCGGCTTGGCCTGTTCGTTCGGCGGCGCGAACGGGCGGCCAGCGAATTTCGACGACGTAATATCTTCGAACTGTATATCGAGGAAGTCGTCGAGGCGTGCAATCGGCTGAAGGGCGGCACGCTTCCGAAGCAAAAACTGAAAGAGCAGCTCCAGAAGATTGCCACCTCCCGCACGGGCGGTCAGAAAACCGATGAAGCGCTTGGGAAGACCGGCGGAGGACCTGAAGGCTTGCCGCATTCGATTATCGTGACGGCGGACGGAGTGGAAGGCGAAGCGGAATTGGCCACGCAAGTCGAGGCCGATCAGGCCGCGGCAGAGTCGGATTCGCTTGATGCCGGACGATCGACTGACGAGCCGGGCTCGAAGGGAACATCCACCAAGGAGACGGCCGCGAAAACGGCGCCGAAGAAGACAGCCGGACAATCGGACCAGATCGCGCTCTTTGCCGGACAGCCCGTGGTAAAGAAGACGGTAGGTGGAAAATCTCCCAAGCGGGCGAAGACCTCAGGGCCGCGCAAACCGAAATAGGACAGCATGACGACCAAGACAAAGAAAACCACGCCGGTCGAAAAGAAGCTGATCAGCTTGGCCGATATTGTGATCCAAGCGGCCGATCGATCGAAAGACCCGACGTTTCAGATTCCCATCCGCGCGCTCTCGAACGTGTCCTTCAATGAGCGGAAGGGGCTGATCGAGATGGGGAGTAAGAAGCAGGAGCGGTCGTTTTTCAACGTAGGCATGGCGAAGAAATTCATGCAGACGGTGTTGGTGGCGGATGCCCTCTCCGAATTGCAGCGAGCCGATCTGACCACCTCGCTTCGAGAAATTTACTACCGCACGAAACATACGATCAGAGACTCTCACGAGAATACATTCGATACGCAGGATGAATCCGATCCCGTGATCGAGGATCTCGAAGTGTCCCTTGCCGCGCTCCGGGAGGAGCTGCATGTGCGGGCGGAAAATAGCGGCAGCATTGTCGGGCCGGTGGTCTTCGGCGACGACGGCGATCGCGTCGATTGTGCCAAGCTGGGGAAGGGCGGGTATTCGGTGCCGTCGATCGTGGAGCCGGAGTATCTGGAGATCCGGCGCTGTACGGCGGACTTCGTGCTGCTCGTGGAAAAAGGCACCCAGTGGAACCGGTTGTCCGAAGATAAGTTCTGGCGACGCTATAACTGTGTGTTGCTCACGGGCAACGGCCAGCCCCCGCGAGGCGTTCGGCGCCTGGCGCGGCGGCTCCATGAAGAATACAAACTGCCGGTGTATGTCTTGGTGGATAATGATCCGTGGGGATACTATATCTATTCCGTCATCAAGCAGGGCTCGATCAATCTCGCGTTCGAAAGCCAGCGGATGGCGATTCCAAAAGCCAAGTTCATGGGCTTGTCCAGCGCCGATCCGGAGCGATACGAGCTGCCGCGCAATGTCGGGATCAAATTGAACGACAAAGACATCGCGCGCGCGAAAGAATTGATGAACTATGAGTGGTTCAAGAAGCCGGCTTGGCAGGCGGAAATCAAGCGCATGCTCGCGAGCGGATTGAAGTACGAACTCGACGCGCTGGCCAATAAGGATTTTCAGTATCTGACGAAGAAGTATCTGCCGAGGAAGCTCAAAGAAAAAGATTGGCTGGACTAAACGGCCTCCTATCCGTGCCATCATTGAGCCACCAACAGTCCGCTCGCACGAATCGGCCATGAAGACCTTGCCTGCCTGGACGGCGACGCTTCGCGATTGGCAGAGCCGCGCGCTCTCGGCCGTCCGTGCCCATCAGACCAAAGATTTTCTGGCGATGGCGACTCCGGCCGCGGGGAAAACGCGGTTTGCCTTGCGCGTGGCGCACGAATATCTGGCGAAACAGGCCGCGGCCCGGGTGCTGGTCGTCTGCCCGACGAATCACCTTCGCACGCAATGGTCGTCCGCCGCGGGCAAGATCGGCGTGCAGCTTGATCCGGCCCTGACCAACGAACAGGCCGCTGAAGCGCCGGACTATCACGGGGCCGTGGTCACCTATCAACAAGTGTGTCTGGCTCCGGCGATCTTTCAGCAGGTCAGCAAGAGCAAGAAGACGCTGCTCATCTTTGACGAGTTGCACCACGCCGGCGACGGCAAGAATTGGGGAAAGGCGCTGCGTACCGCCTTCGAGCCGGCGGTCTTCCGACTGATTCTGTCCGGCACGCCGTTTCGCTCGGACAACAACCCGATCCCGTTTATTCGATATGATCAAGGAGAAAGCCGGGCGGATTTCGCCTACGGGTACACCGACGCGATCCGCGACAATGTCTGCCGGCCCATTGTCTTTCCGAGCTACGAAGGCGAGCTGAGTTGGCTGTCGGAAGGCCGCGAGCATCATGCGACGTTTGAAGACGGGCTGAAGTTCAACCGGCAGCGAGAGCGGCTGAAGACGGCGCTCTTGCAGGAAACCTGGCTTGGTCCGGTCATTACCGATGCCCATGCGCAACTGACTCGGCTTCGGAAACAGGAGCAATCGGATGCCGGTGGGCTGATTGTGTGCATGGATCAGGACCATGCTCGCTGGGTTGCGGAGCTGGTCGCGCGTATGACCGGAACGAAAGCCGCGGTGGCGGTCTCAGACGATCCCGCAGCCTCGCGCACGATCGAGGAGTTTGCCGGGCACAAGACACAGCAGTGGCTGGTGGCGGTGAATATGGTGAGTGAAGGTGTAGACATTCCGCGGCTTCGCGTCGGCGTCTATGGGACGAACGTGATCACGGAGATGTATTTCCGGCAGGTGGTCGGCCGCTTCGTGCGGATGCAGGAGGGTTTGCCCACACCGCAACGGGCCTGGCTCTATCTGCCCAAAGATCCGGTGCTGGTGCATTATGCCAAACAGATCAAGGCGGAACGCGATCATGTGTTGGAAGACATCATGTCGGCCGGGCAACGGGACCTCTTCGGTCGCGTGACAGTTTCGACCAACGAATACATGCCGTTGATGGCCGTGGCCAGAATGGATAGCCTGATCGGCGAAGAGGAAACGCGAACGGAAGGCGGTGTGGTTGCCTCTGAACCGGCGGTCTCACTCCATGAGCAGAAACAAGATCTGCGGGATCTCCACCGGTTGCTGGTCACCAGTCTTGCGAGAACGAGTGGAATCGATCATCGAAGGCTCAACGCGGAACTCATCGCGCGCACCGGCAGCCGCGTCGATCAGGCGACGACGGATCAGCTTCGGAAACGCATTCAACTGCTGGAGCGATGGAAAGAGCGGGGGTATGACGGGAAGCGGTGAGATGTTTTCGGGATAGCAGATCAGTTCGTGGCGGCTTCTTTCTCACGCAGGTGTTTGTCGAAGATGAACGGTCCAAACGGGAGAAGAGAAGCCAGAAAGGCGGCGAATGAAAACCGGTTGTCCCATTGATGGGGGGATCGTAACGTAACTAACTGGGCGACGTAGGCCAGGAACAGGATTCCGTGAATCGCCCCCACGACGGTTACCACTCTCGGCATCCCCATCACATACTTCATCGGCATCGCGACGAATAGCAGCAGAAGAAATGAACTCCCTTCGGCTAAGGCGGTCATTCTAAATCTTCGAATTTGCCCCATCTGTATTGATGCTCCCGCCTAAGGAATCTGTCGCGATGTGTCTACCCTATGGCATTGTCTTGAACCCACGAACCGGTGTCAATACAGCTTGTCAGGACTCGATCTGATAGGGTGGGAGTGGAACGGGGAGTAAGAAGCATGAAACCACGGGCACCACGGCCGTCAGACCGTGGTGCTTCGGTGCGCCGGGTCCGTTCGGCTTAAGTCGGCGGCAGCATCCAGTAACACCAGCCGAGAATAAACGGGGCTGCCACATACATCGCCTTCTTCCCGAAGGCATCATTGACCCCATAGATGAGGATGCCCCCGATGAAGGTGAAGTAGATCAATCCAATTCCACGATAGTTGGCGCTATGTTCTGCCGCCAAAGCGAGGGTGGGCGATCCAAGGATCAGTCCGGCTGAGAGTGTGGCTAGGCGTTTCATCGCGATCTCCTTCTAAGATTGGGTAAAGGATGGGGCCAGTTGACGTAGAGAGGAAAGGTTACAGACACAGGAACGCCCTCGTGGTGAACGGGTGCCAGGAGGGCGTGGGATGGTTCTGGAGCGGGATGCTATGGTGGTATCGGCGAAACCTAGCAAGGAGTCACAGAACACCTCTTTGTCTAAATGAGATGAGACATGCTGCGCCTTCCTGGCCAGGAAGTCAAACCAGCGGCTGTCGGCTGAATGTGTGAGGCATGCGAGGAAGAGATCCGAACGTCCATCGCGACGGCTAGAGACGGCACCCAACGGAGCCGCTCGTGGTTCGTGGGATTCCTTCAGAGCGAGAGAGTGTCTTGCGCTGGATTATTAGCGAGCGCTTGTATCTGGTAGCCGGCTGAGCCGTGGCCGGTCGACGGGGGGGAACTCAATTTCCGCATACACACCGCGGTGGTCCGAGGACCAGAGGGCATCGCCGTTTGGAAGGCGCCCGGGTTGGTCAAAGGCCAGACGGCTTGAATGCACGACCGGACTGTTGCCGGTAGGCCCAGCAAGCAAGAAAATAAAATCGACGCGACGATCGGCGGTGGGCCATTCCACGAAAATGTTTTGCCAGACTGTTCCTCCGGCGACGCCGGGATTCGTGGCGCGGAAGACATCGATGAATCCCGGTTCTTTCTGCCATTCGGTGAGGACCGGAGACTGCTCTCCAGTATTCAAGTCGCCCATCAAAATGGTTCGTCCTGTTCCTTGATGTTCACGGACCAGTTCTCCGACTCGCTGGAGCTGGCAGTCATCCCCTTTTGAAGTATGGGCGGAAAAGACCTGCACCGGTCCATCCGGTGCGTTGATCTCAGCGCGCAAGAGGATGCGAGGATCCAAGCGGCGTTGGCACCGAGGCAGGTCGTAGACCTCCGAGGTAACGATCGGATATCGGCTCACAATGGCCGGGCCTTCTTTGAAACCGATGGCTGCGGTGATCAGCCGATCCAAAAGACCGATTCCGGAGATGTGTTGAGTGGCAGGCTCAAATACCATGTGATATCCCAACGCATCGGCGATCCGTTGCGGTACGTTGCCGTGTTTCCGGCTGTCCGACGCTTCTTGCAGCGCGATCACATCCGGTTGCAACCGCTGCAGTTCCTGAATGGTCATGACGAGACGCTCTTCCAGATGGGTGCCGCTCTCGAAAAATCCAGACCACCCCCCATCGTGCAGGAGGTTGTAGGTCAAGACATGTAACGGGGCAGGCTGGTCTTGAGCCCTGGCTGCTCCCGGCTCAGTCCACAGGTAGGTCAGTGCAATGTACAGAAGCCACAAGGGCATGAAGATCAATCGGATCCTGCGGCGAGCAGGAGGAACATAGGATGGAGCAACTACGTGTTTCGCAGTAACCATACGACTCGTATACGGCCGGGGAATTTCCGAGTAGGCAGTGGGGCATGTCATCGGTATCATCACACCATGCGACCACCGCGCGCGTATAGCTGATTATACTCTTCTCCATCGGAAGGTAGAAGAAGAGGCCTGAGACGAGTGAGCGCACAGCGGGAGACAATGTCGACCGAAAGACCAGTCGAGTCACCAACGGGAGCTGAGGCTTATCATCGAAACGAAATTCAACGATTACCTGATGGGATTTCACAAGGGCGTCTGCAGGTGGAAACTCGGCGAAAGACGCTCATCCTGGTCTCAACCTAGTTCGGGTCAGAACGAAGGAGGGGTTTTATGGACACCACAGGCAGGAAATCAGTCGCCATCCTTGTCGGCATGGTGCTCATGGCAGGATCGGGTTGCGTACCGAAAGAAACTCGGAATTCATTGGCTCAGCACACCGGCGAGCCGGGAAGCACGGTGGTGAGAACTGAGCCTCCTCGCTATCATTACCCCAATACCGCCGGCAACATTGTGGCCCCTCCGGGAAACCCGGCAGGGAACCCCGCCGGATCACCTCCGATCATCAACGGTACGGAAAATCAGTCGGGGGGATGGCCGGTAGGGCGGTAACCTCTTCGTTCCGCCGGTTTCAAACTCGCGCTCCTTGCACCGGCTTTTCAGCGGGTGCTAAGATTCGATCGTCAGAATAATTTCGCGCCTGCTTCGAAAGCATCATGGCAAACATTACGTTACTTGTATCGCCCAGTTGCGGGGCCTGTCCCTCCGCGAAGAACCTGTGGAAACAGTTGCGCGTGAAATACAGCTTTTCCTACCGGGAGGTGGACATCACCACGAAAGACGGGCAGGAGTTGGCGGACCGCCATTCGGTGCGCGCTGTCCCCGCGACCATTATCGATGGTCGGCTGACGTTCGTCGGTGTCCCAAGTCGGGAAAGCGCGGAAAAGGCCATTCAATTGAAGATCAAACAGCGAGAAGGGTAGGGGGAGCCATGGACGAATACGAGAATGAGCTCCCGGATCTTCCCCTCATTGCCAAGGGGCCTCCACCGGATTGCCCCATCTGCGCCGATCCCATGTCCTTCATCGACGGCGACTGGGCCTGCGTCGATTGCAACGGCGAGCTCTTGGGACCGGAGACGGGGTAATTGCGTCGCTCGTCGTTCGTGAAGCGTAGGTTTACAGGAAAGAAGATGCCGATGTCCGTACGCGTCACGCTCGCCTCGCTGAGCGGGCGAAGCGGGTTTCACGCTTCACGAAGCAAACGTTGAATGCTCCGCATCGTCACCGGGCGCTTTCATTCCACTCTTGAATCTGCTCTCGTCGAGCATCTTACCCGCATCAAGGTCGCTGACCCGCTTGCACCCCTCGCAATCTTTGTTCCCTCCAAGCCGCTCGCCGATCGCCTGCGCGTCCTGCTCACTGTCGAACAACGGCTGTCGCTCCTGAACCTGCACGTTTTAACCTTTCATCAATTGGCCCTGAGGTTGGCCGGAGAAGCACCTGTCGATCGCCCGCTGCCGCGTGTCGTCGATGAGCTGTTCTTTGAACAACTGGTCCGGCACATCGTTCGCGGCAAGCTTTCCAGCCAGGCCCCGTTGCAACGGATCGGACAATCCTTCGGAACGTGGGGCGCGCTTTGGGCGACGATTCGCGACCTGAAGGATGCCGACGTCGATCCTGTGCAGGCGCTGCAAGGGCTCCACGAAGGCTATTTCGAGGAAGATGACCGGGCGTGGCTCGGCGCGCTCCTGGCGCTCTATGCCGCCGTGAAGGAAGCGGGGAGGGCGCTCGGTGTGGGGACGCAGGACGATCTGGCTGAATCGCTTACCCCTTTCATTCCGACTGCCTCGTTCCTGCAGCCGCTCAGAGAAGTGTGTTATTACGGGTTCTACGACCTGACGCAGGTACAGCTGTCCCTCTTTGAAGCCATCAGCCGAGCCAAAGACACGACCTTGTTTTTTCCGTTGGAGGACGATCCGGCTTTTGGGTTCGCCAGGAGGTTTTTCGATCGCTACATTCAGCCGCTGGCGATGTCGGATGCGGCGACGATCCGATCGGATCAGGAATCGTCCACCGTGCCGCCCGGTCACGTCCGACTCACCATACGAAGCGTAATCGGCGTGGAAGAAGAGTTGGCGGCAACTTGCCGAACCATTCTCGATCTGGCTGAAACCAACGGCTATCGATTCGACGAGATCGGCATGACAGCCCGTACCCTCGATCCCTACAGCCTGCATATTCAGTCGGTTTTCGATCGCCATCGGATTCCCTTTCGTACGACGGCATCGAGGCCGTTGATGCAGGAACCGATCTGCAAGCTGGTGTTACAGATAGTCTCCCTGCCGCTGAACGATTTGTATCGCGCGTCGGTCCTCGATGTGGTGACGTCTCCGCTCTACCGCACTGATCTGTACGACGAGCGGTCAACGTCGTACCGGCCGGAACAGTGGAAGCTGCTGGTGCAAGCCCTGCACATCACTCACGGAGTTGAAGAGTGGAAACGGCTGGAGCGGGCGAGTCAAGCCGCGTTGGTGCTGGACGGCGAGGAGAGCGTTGTCGGCTCTCTGGCTATTGCGCCGGGAGTGATCAGCTTGCTCTGGCAGGTGGTCTCACAGCTTACGCAAGACTGTGGAGCCCTGCCCTCGCGAGGCACGATCGGCCGGATGGTCGCCGCTTGTCGCGCACTCATCGAGCGGCGCCTGCGTCGGCCTGATGCAGCCCTATCGACCACCGACGA
This Candidatus Nitrospira nitrificans DNA region includes the following protein-coding sequences:
- a CDS encoding DNA topoisomerase VI subunit B, which translates into the protein MKKAAAKQAERVTAIEMGARQREISVSEFFTKNRHLLGFDNPRKALLTCVKEAVDNALDACEEAGILPDVTVKLEVVSNGEPVAPSQATRFRITVTDNGPGIVRQQIPRIFAKLLYGSKFHRLRMSRGQQGIGISAAGMYGQLTTGKPVKIISRIGPKAAAHFFEVQIDTKKNEPLVHENKQIDWEQPRGTQVTLEVEGKYQKGRASVDEWLEQTSIANPHVRLLYHTPEGEMKEYPRTYHELPPQPREIKPHPYGIEFGMLLKMMQDTKSHTLSGFLATDFCRLSSQMADDICKASKVSPDAKPRELKGPVAETLYKTLQDTKIMAPPTNCISPIGEKAILSGLYKQIKGEFYTAVSRPPAVYRGNPFIIEAGLAYGNRPQDQNKPQQPAMPKAEGEHEEEGSELARVIRYANRVPLLYQQSACSTFKAVLSTTWKNYGLAQSRGALPGGPMVIFVHMASVWVPFTSESKEAIADYDEIQKEITLALRECGRRLGLFVRRRERAASEFRRRNIFELYIEEVVEACNRLKGGTLPKQKLKEQLQKIATSRTGGQKTDEALGKTGGGPEGLPHSIIVTADGVEGEAELATQVEADQAAAESDSLDAGRSTDEPGSKGTSTKETAAKTAPKKTAGQSDQIALFAGQPVVKKTVGGKSPKRAKTSGPRKPK
- a CDS encoding DNA topoisomerase IV subunit A translates to MTTKTKKTTPVEKKLISLADIVIQAADRSKDPTFQIPIRALSNVSFNERKGLIEMGSKKQERSFFNVGMAKKFMQTVLVADALSELQRADLTTSLREIYYRTKHTIRDSHENTFDTQDESDPVIEDLEVSLAALREELHVRAENSGSIVGPVVFGDDGDRVDCAKLGKGGYSVPSIVEPEYLEIRRCTADFVLLVEKGTQWNRLSEDKFWRRYNCVLLTGNGQPPRGVRRLARRLHEEYKLPVYVLVDNDPWGYYIYSVIKQGSINLAFESQRMAIPKAKFMGLSSADPERYELPRNVGIKLNDKDIARAKELMNYEWFKKPAWQAEIKRMLASGLKYELDALANKDFQYLTKKYLPRKLKEKDWLD
- a CDS encoding DEAD/DEAH box helicase; the protein is MKTLPAWTATLRDWQSRALSAVRAHQTKDFLAMATPAAGKTRFALRVAHEYLAKQAAARVLVVCPTNHLRTQWSSAAGKIGVQLDPALTNEQAAEAPDYHGAVVTYQQVCLAPAIFQQVSKSKKTLLIFDELHHAGDGKNWGKALRTAFEPAVFRLILSGTPFRSDNNPIPFIRYDQGESRADFAYGYTDAIRDNVCRPIVFPSYEGELSWLSEGREHHATFEDGLKFNRQRERLKTALLQETWLGPVITDAHAQLTRLRKQEQSDAGGLIVCMDQDHARWVAELVARMTGTKAAVAVSDDPAASRTIEEFAGHKTQQWLVAVNMVSEGVDIPRLRVGVYGTNVITEMYFRQVVGRFVRMQEGLPTPQRAWLYLPKDPVLVHYAKQIKAERDHVLEDIMSAGQRDLFGRVTVSTNEYMPLMAVARMDSLIGEEETRTEGGVVASEPAVSLHEQKQDLRDLHRLLVTSLARTSGIDHRRLNAELIARTGSRVDQATTDQLRKRIQLLERWKERGYDGKR
- a CDS encoding DUF3817 domain-containing protein, which encodes MGQIRRFRMTALAEGSSFLLLLFVAMPMKYVMGMPRVVTVVGAIHGILFLAYVAQLVTLRSPHQWDNRFSFAAFLASLLPFGPFIFDKHLREKEAATN
- a CDS encoding endonuclease/exonuclease/phosphatase family protein; translation: MPLWLLYIALTYLWTEPGAARAQDQPAPLHVLTYNLLHDGGWSGFFESGTHLEERLVMTIQELQRLQPDVIALQEASDSRKHGNVPQRIADALGYHMVFEPATQHISGIGLLDRLITAAIGFKEGPAIVSRYPIVTSEVYDLPRCQRRLDPRILLRAEINAPDGPVQVFSAHTSKGDDCQLQRVGELVREHQGTGRTILMGDLNTGEQSPVLTEWQKEPGFIDVFRATNPGVAGGTVWQNIFVEWPTADRRVDFIFLLAGPTGNSPVVHSSRLAFDQPGRLPNGDALWSSDHRGVYAEIEFPPVDRPRLSRLPDTSAR
- a CDS encoding glutaredoxin family protein; this translates as MANITLLVSPSCGACPSAKNLWKQLRVKYSFSYREVDITTKDGQELADRHSVRAVPATIIDGRLTFVGVPSRESAEKAIQLKIKQREG